TTCCAAGTCGGGTCCCGGACTGCCCAGGAGCTACTGCGATGGGACTTTATCATATAGCTATAACCAATGTTTAGCTGCAGACTCTGGCATAATGGCATTTAGTCTCCTAAAATCAAATGGTCAGAATTTCATAGAAGAGGATATTCTTTGCAGAGACAACTCTGAAATGCTACCTATGAGCAGTAAATCTGCGCCTGGAGACCCAAAGTCCGAGGCCAACACACTCCATGAGGTGAGAGTCTGTCGTGATGCGCTAGTGTGTCTGCCTGTGTTTTGAAACAGTTTTAATTCTAGTCAAAATTAGATCTCTTGGACCTTTTTAGTAATACACTATTTACTATACGTGTTGCTTGACTAATTAGTTTATGAATACATATATTGAATATGAATATATTTTCCATAATGAAGCTTGCGTTCCAtaaagaatcttttttttaaagttatttcatGTTCTGGTACTAGGTTCATTGGTGAGACAAGTTGAAAAGCTATGGTTTTCTGATAAGTGTGGAATATGTCATGATGCACTAATCCCAAAAGAGATCTAGAATATCACTAAGTAGTTTCAAAGTATTATAATAATTGTCATGTTAAGACATTACTTTATTTCCACATTATCATAGCTTTCTCTCCCTTTGACTTGGAATGGGTATTAATACAAATGTAActataaagatatttttaatgtgCCTCATCAATAGCGTGGGAGAATAAAGtggcacagaaataaaaatagttaCATAAATAGAAAATTTCCTGATAATATGATTAAATCATTCCCTAAACATTAACAATGATTCTAGGGTAACAGTTTAATTTCTCGGCAGATACACAGTTTGCTCTCCCTCTCATTCCTGtctttcttttgccttttttccttctgttcatCAGTCTCTGAGGACTGAAGCATTAATATCTAAAACAAAGCAACTAGGGACAAATGCTTGATCACCTCAAAGGAATAAGATACAAAGTTTGCATATAGATGTAAGAGATGTAAACAAAACCTATGAGATATTCTTTCATAActttgacaaagttcctgctctaccttggtgggtcttgcacttattggcggatttgctcaccttggagcttcatggcagccctcagcttggccgtttttctgaattcacagtccaggtcgattcctcctgtgtctgaccaggagttggggaggatctggggggaacctgggcctgccctctactctgggttccagcccaaggccctgtggaatgcagctgtctagagtgcttcctggaacagctgtgcgacagctacaactccctgggctacttcccaatggcctcctcccaacaccttctttatcctcaccataggaccttcctcctgataatgcttgtacacctcagtcctccaacagtccaagTTCTCACTCTGAGCTCcgagtgcctcttgctcccagctcctcacacgcacacctcaaactgaagtgagctcctttttaaaacccaggtgccctgattagcctgccttaataaattctagcagcttcttgattggctgcaggtgttctaatcaacctgtcttaattgtctccagaaggttcctgattgttctggaaccttccctgttaccttacccagggaaaagggaccttcttagcctggggctaatatatctgccttctattactctcctatagccatctggcccgaccctgtcacataatCCATTCGGAGACATTTTCTACATCTCCTTTTCCATGCAATAACATGATTTCACAGGTATTTCATTTTCACACGTCaataaaaattatttgatttaTAAGTAAATTGAAATGCTAAGTTACAATAACTAAATATCCCCACCTGTATAAATAAGGTACTTTTGGTCTTGACTCAGGTGGGAGCACCAGTGCCCCATGATCTGCATTGGATGTCTTTtgatttctaaatgaaatttaagGTGCTCACAATCAACTATAAATTCTACTACTTGAGACCCTTTCTCCCCCTATGTGCATGTGATATACTGGCCTAACTGGACTAGATGGAAACACCAGAACTGGAGTgtaaccatgcctcagtgggtcacaactgcgGATGTCAAATTCAGGATGaattgctgagaaatagggcaaacacaaccccaaactggtggctattcttttataagatataccaaaccagccacaaaagtacGCTCCTGTtttaccacactggctaacaagaaaacataaaggcagtttcctcaggcattttACTATTtctatcaccaccaaaaacaccggattcagagatgagtggttcttaaaaccagtctcatcaaataataggttcttctgatcccaaaggaccagccacacacccaggtcaatacaTAAcacagatcttacccaaaaatcatgcgGGTGCCAATCCTTTAATATCTAtaatctaaaggtttattgaaagaaagaaagaaagaaagaaagaaagaaagaaagaaagaaagaaagaaagaaagaaagaaaaagttaaaattggttaaaggaatcgaTTACATACAGTAAAGGCAAAGTTCTtgattcaggcttgtagcagctatggaataaactgctgatTTAGGTAAAGgctctggaatacatccacagcttggatggataattcagtcctttgttcagagcttcagtttgtagcaaagttccttcagaagtaagaagcaggattgaagaccaaatggagggccTTTTATAGTGTTTGCTATGTGgagggcatcccattgttcttactgtggaagattacagcaacaagatggagtttggagtcacatgggcaagtcacatgtttaTGCTCAATTTCCCTCAGGtattgcaggaagccattacctacaCTCCAGACAGCACGTTTACATGACAGTCCACTCAGTCTAAatgggcgtctcccatggtccattgtcaaccaagtgtttcttgatgagccacttaatttgaatagtccctccaagatgtgctggctgtTACTTTGTGGGCATTACCCcaagagcaaacatttgaaatccaaatatagatttataactttaaatacaaaaatgctaCATGCATAGagatagcataattataaccagcaaatcataaccttttcatagacacctcactagacaacctttgtacaatattttctgcaaatgtataacagtggttgcaacaatagTCTATATGATCATATTCTTTGTCTCCTCTCAGATGGGATCACCAGTGCCCCATGATTTGCATTGGCTGTCTTTTGATTTCTAGATGAAGTTTAAGGTGCTCAAAATTAACTATAAATTCCTGTATTACTTGAGACCAGTCTGCGTGAGAGATCCTTTCTCCCCCTATGTGCGTGTGGTATACTGGCCTAATTGGAATAGGCGGAAACACCAGAACTGGAGCCACAACGGGGTAAATTAGAGAAGGGGGAAAGCTGATGGCAGGGTATTTTACTGTAAGTGTCCTTAACTTTGGAAACTAGTATCAATCTCCAGCTCTGATGATCTTTAGGGCATGCTGCAAAAACCATCTGTTTTCAGGAGCTCTTAGGAAAGAACCTTGTTGTTGTTGATGAATGTGGAGCCGTTATAGATATTTTAATTTCCCCAGTGTACGAGACTTCCTCTTGGGGTTAGGAGAGAGGCTGCtggatttgcttttatttatacTGAACTTTACATGAGCAAAATTCTTTAGAGCAACGCATAGACTTTTTTGTTCTcgtgaaaaaataaaatacaaataaaaagtaaataaatgcaTGTTGCATTCTGAAAAGAAGGTCGGAGAAAATGCTTATGGAAAGAGAATGAAATAATGTACCCTAAGCACTCGTATGTGCAGTAATGtctaagaaaacaacaaaaataggaATGATTCGTACTATTCGAGTATGATTTATATTCAAGGTCGATTTGTCCCAGTATGAAACATAGTTGTGAATTATCCCCAAtttgaaggggagagagagaacggAATTGTTTTGTTCGTGTGACAGTAATTTTATAAAATTACTGCATCAAGATGAGGAGTATAGCTAACAGTAAGTACGCCATCACAGCAAGATTTGTAGATTTATTATGTAGTTTTAAGACTCGATAAAGCAtatggtgcgggggggggggaggggaacatattaaaagccaatttaaaaagtaaaggagtacttgtggcatccgatgaagtgagctgtagctcactaaagcttatgctcaaataaataagtttgttagtctctaaggtgtcacaagtcctcatgttctttttgcgaatacagactaacacggctgctattctgaaatttaaaaagtatTAATCGGAGCTGTTGCAGTTATCGGTTGACACTCTGGGTGCCGCTGTTCACCAGCGAGGCAGAGAAATGCAATCAGAGATTCAGGCAGCCCCGCCCTCTGGTTCACAGCACAGACTGCAGAGAGTTCAAACAGTTTGGAACGCAGCCTTCATACAAACGGTTGCATGGATGATCTCCGCAGTAGAATTATTATATAAACTAGTATCTcaggaaagaaaacaataaaaatcacaCTAAACTACAGTGTCCCGAGATTAGGATTCTGCACCTCTACTTCAAAGATCTGGAAATGGCGGATAAAGCAAGGCTCCGCGACTGCAAAAGACTAGCCCTGTTCTGCTTTACATTGGTTACCGCTTGGGAGACAGTTTCTGGGAAAATTCACTATTCAATTCCTGAAGAAATGCAGAAAGGCTCTTTCGTGGGGAATATCTTAAAGGATCTGGGACTGGATTTAAAGGAACTCTCAGACCGGGGAGTCCGCATTGTTTCCACAGGTAGGACTCAGTATTTTGCTCTGAATCTTAAGAGCGGCCATTTAATCACCACAGAAAGAATGGACAGAGAGCAAATCTGTGGCCAGCTAGAGACGTGTCTGTTACATCTTGAGGTTCTTGTTGAGGATAAAGTGAAGCTTTTCATAGTTGACGTTGAAATCACAGATATTAATGACAATGCGCCCCGCTTCCAGGAAGATGAATTGGAATTTAGAATCAGTGAGTTAGCCGCTGTGGGAACCCGATATTCTCTTGAGGAGGCGCAGGATCCAGATGTGGGAGCCAGTTCTGTGCAGGGCTATTATCTCAGCAGTAACAAACACTTCTCTCTGGATGTGCAAACGGGAGCTGACGGGGACAAATATGTCGAACTGGTGCTGGAAAAGTCTCTAGACCGGGAAGAACAAGATGTTCACGATCTAATCCTCACAGCCACTGACGGGGGAGATCCAGTTAGGTCCGGAACTGCACAGATCCGCGTTATTGTCCTTGACGCAAATGACAATGCACCAGTTTTCAGTCAGCCTGTCTATAAAGTGAGTGTTTTGGAAAATGTGCCCGTCGGGTCTCTGCTGCTGACAGTAAACGCCACAGATCCGGACGAAGCAATAAATTCGGAGGTCACATATTCACTCCGGAAGATGAAAGACAAAGCGTCCCAGATATTCCAGGTGGATTCTAAAACGGGGGAAATATCAATTGTGGGAAACCTGGATTATGAGGAAGCTGCATTATATGAAATGGAGGTTCAAGCAAAGGACGTTGGAGACCTCTCGGCCAGGTCTAAAGTCCTGGTTACGGTGATTGATGTTAATGATAATGCTCCCAAAATAACAATCGCTTCTCTCTTCAGCTCAGTCAGCGAAGACAACCCTCCAGGGACTCTGATTGCTCTATTAAACATCAGAGATAAAGATTCTGGAGAGAATGGAGAGGTCACATGCTCCATACCCGGCAACCTGCCATTCCGGTTACAGAAATCATTTGACAATTATTACAGCTTGGTGACTGACAGACCCCTGGACCGTGAGCGGGTCTCGGATTACAATGTGACGATCACAGCCACAGACCGAGGGGCTCCAAATTTGGCTTCCAAAACAACAATTTTAGTGCAACTTTCAGACATAAACGACAACGCTCCCATCTTCAACCAGACATCCTACACTTTGTACATCACGGAGAACAATCCCAGAGGAGCTTCCGTTTGTTCCCTGAAAGCGAATGATCCTGACTCGGGGGAGAACGCCAGAGTCACTTACTCCATTACTGGAACTCAGAACCAGGAAGCTCcactctcctcctccatctccattAACTCCGAGACTGGGGCTCTCTACGCTCTGCGCTCCTTCGATTACGAACAGTTCCGGGAGATTCGGTTCCAAGTGCAGGCTCAGGATGGGggttccccacctctcagcagtaATGTCTCCGTCACTCTCTTTATACTGGATCAGAATGACAACAGCCCGCACATCTTACACCCCTCCTTTCCCACCGATGGCTCCACGGGAGTGGAGTTGGCCCCTCGCTCCTCCGAGCCGGGTTACCTGGTCACTAAGGTGGTGGCGATGGATGCAGACTCCGGGCAGAACGCCTGGCTCTCCTTCCAGCTGCTGAAGGCTACAGAGCCGGGGCTCTTCTCTGTGGGACTCCACAGCGGCGAGATCAGGACAGCGCGCTCCTTTGTAGACAAAGATGCGCTCAAGCAAAGTCTGGTGGTTTTAGTGAAGGACAACGGGCAGCCCCCTCTCTCTTCCACGGCCACTGTCACGGTGGTGGTGGCTGACAGCATCCCCGAAATCCTCTCCGATTTAAGCAGCCTCTCAGCTCCTGCAGACCCCCAGTCCAGCCTCACCTTGTATTTGGTGATCGCTGTGGCTTCCGTTTCCTGCTTGTTCTTTACCTTTATCCTAGTGTTACTGGCCCTGAGGCTCCGCCGGTGGAGAAACTCGCAGCTGTTTGACTCCTCGAGTTGTGACTTTCAGTGGAGTTCCCGTCTCGCAGTTTGTGGGGATCGATGGAGTCAGAGCTTTTCTTCACTCCTACTCACATGAGGTTTCTCTAACCACGGACTCCAGAAAAAGTCAATTTACCCTACCAAAATTAAACTGTTCAAGTACCCCAACGTGTCAGTCAATTGATAAAAAAAAGGAATCCTTCCTCATGTCAGAGAATTTGAGTGTGAGCAATGGGGTCCAGCCACTCCTTCAGGTGAGTCTGCCTCTTTTGGTAGTGTGGTTTGGACTTTGTATGCCCTGTATTGCTTTTCCATCTAGAGAAGAAGGTGAGAGTTTTTTTCCTTGGCTAATACATAAACGTATATTTTTGTACAGTTCTCTGCATCCTTCATGTGtaaatgtaatatatatatatatatatatatatatatatatatatatatatatatatatatatatatatatatatataatttcacatTTTATCAATGCAAAGCATTTACTCAGATGTAGTTTTAAAGTGGGACTTCATTTTTGCACCCATATGCACGTTACATGGCTTGGAAAGTTACAAATATATTGAAATGTGTATCTTAATAAATTGGTAACATGGTGGAAGCAATTGTTTAGCTGAAATAATACATCTTAATTTGTAATCATTGTTACTTATATCCCTCATTTAATAGACAAGTCTATTGAAATATCCCAAATATATAGTGGTTTATTTTGACTAGTTATAACTATCTGAAAGATAAAATAGGTTGTAGAATGTGTCACTGAAGCAAAGAGTCATTTTTTTATGGAATAGTGGGAACAAATTTATATTAAAAGTTGAATATAGCTTTATTTTTACACCATATTATTGAACCACACGTACACTTCCCTCAAAAGAATACCCCTTTCCCTGAAATACTATGACATGTCACCCCATAGTAAAGCATGTCTGTGTAGTGTggcaaaaataagaaaattaattttaatgtttcttGTTTTTACAAtattgtgacacagaggcccattggtggttcactgTTCAGTGCCCGCAACTCTGGCATACTCACTACACCCAgcacactgttgtcatgatatatatCCAAAAGGTGGTGTGTTAAATAtgattggaaaactaataactcaatTATCAATATTCTTTTGTGATATATGTACAAAGAGTTATGGAAATGTGCTAgtgttatgttcttaaaatgtgagCAATGTAGGAGGTAGCAGGACTCCCTAAACCTTCCCTCCCAGGTTCCACTGTCCTTCATTTACCTTCTCTACTGCCCCAGTGGCTGCATTCAGGGGAGTTTTCTGGGGAAATTGCTCCCCGGCAGAGGGTTGGTTCTTCTTTCTCCCTGTCCCTTGTTAGAGAGGAAGGCTGCTGGAACGGAGGTCAGCCTCTCAGAAACCCCTGGATAGGGCTTTACAGGCTCAGTCTCTGAAAGTCTATTGCCTCTTGTGGTGTTTATCTCCTACCCTTCTTCCTGGGGTGTGTTACTTGGCTGTT
The nucleotide sequence above comes from Chelonia mydas isolate rCheMyd1 chromosome 8, rCheMyd1.pri.v2, whole genome shotgun sequence. Encoded proteins:
- the LOC102937872 gene encoding protocadherin gamma-A12; amino-acid sequence: MADKARLRDCKRLALFCFTLVTAWETVSGKIHYSIPEEMQKGSFVGNILKDLGLDLKELSDRGVRIVSTGRTQYFALNLKSGHLITTERMDREQICGQLETCLLHLEVLVEDKVKLFIVDVEITDINDNAPRFQEDELEFRISELAAVGTRYSLEEAQDPDVGASSVQGYYLSSNKHFSLDVQTGADGDKYVELVLEKSLDREEQDVHDLILTATDGGDPVRSGTAQIRVIVLDANDNAPVFSQPVYKVSVLENVPVGSLLLTVNATDPDEAINSEVTYSLRKMKDKASQIFQVDSKTGEISIVGNLDYEEAALYEMEVQAKDVGDLSARSKVLVTVIDVNDNAPKITIASLFSSVSEDNPPGTLIALLNIRDKDSGENGEVTCSIPGNLPFRLQKSFDNYYSLVTDRPLDRERVSDYNVTITATDRGAPNLASKTTILVQLSDINDNAPIFNQTSYTLYITENNPRGASVCSLKANDPDSGENARVTYSITGTQNQEAPLSSSISINSETGALYALRSFDYEQFREIRFQVQAQDGGSPPLSSNVSVTLFILDQNDNSPHILHPSFPTDGSTGVELAPRSSEPGYLVTKVVAMDADSGQNAWLSFQLLKATEPGLFSVGLHSGEIRTARSFVDKDALKQSLVVLVKDNGQPPLSSTATVTVVVADSIPEILSDLSSLSAPADPQSSLTLYLVIAVASVSCLFFTFILVLLALRLRRWRNSQLFDSSSCDFQWSSRLAVCGDRWSQSFSSLLLT